A genome region from Deinococcus sp. KNUC1210 includes the following:
- a CDS encoding HD domain-containing phosphohydrolase, producing MHASELRPAIDAAVSAAGLFAQLDDPVGEAEARTLAGRIHLSLGAFEEAEEQLRAAIALVGPLSQPPAQALHAVALNQLAGVQFNRGKAGEALLSLERAFQLNTLLDNLVEQANCLTNIGTIQNALGQYHAAIQTLGRAYEIYKTQLRNVRSEGFILNSLAWLHFSNQDYALAIDVAQAACAAAETSQDGVLIASTLLNLGTFCLEAGQYEAAGQHLMAALERSRAVEYRTGELSTFDSLGMLYQKTGELTQAKEAYLAALTLALELEDAQGELEARLHLGTVELTLGAWEDAQQQAGRGLALAVESQSPKEEAEAHRILAELAARQEDYRRAFEHSQEHLRIRNELFDIERDRQTRNLSIQFEVERARHDADVYRVKTESEQRARLLAEEQVRERTAELARTQHEVVTRLAMAGEYRDGTTGEHTRRVGRSAARIARALGWPADQAEMLGVAARLHDVGKIGIPDKVLLKSGKFSAEELEHMKTHTLIGARILSGGRSELLRLAEEIALTHHERWDGSGYPLGLRGEEIPVTGRIVALADVYDALTQERPYKRAWTPQEALAELRREAGSHFDPLITETALRVLLPPERQGGTDRPDHAGRRRRVAYPERLRAAPDRADPGSPAAGRTSPTDLTSEFQW from the coding sequence ATGCATGCGTCCGAACTGCGTCCGGCCATCGACGCGGCAGTGTCGGCGGCAGGGCTGTTCGCACAGCTGGATGACCCGGTGGGCGAGGCCGAAGCCCGGACGCTCGCAGGACGAATTCACCTGAGTCTGGGGGCCTTCGAGGAAGCCGAAGAGCAGCTGCGGGCCGCCATCGCACTGGTCGGGCCCCTCTCTCAGCCGCCGGCACAGGCGCTGCATGCCGTCGCCCTCAATCAGCTGGCGGGCGTGCAGTTCAACCGGGGCAAGGCGGGTGAGGCGCTGCTGTCGCTGGAACGCGCCTTTCAGCTCAATACGCTCCTCGATAATCTGGTCGAGCAGGCCAACTGCCTGACGAACATCGGAACCATCCAGAATGCGCTGGGGCAATATCACGCCGCGATTCAGACGCTGGGACGTGCCTACGAGATCTACAAGACGCAGCTCCGGAATGTCCGTTCCGAGGGCTTTATTCTGAACAGCCTGGCCTGGCTGCATTTTTCCAACCAGGATTATGCGCTGGCAATCGACGTGGCTCAGGCCGCGTGCGCCGCGGCAGAAACCAGTCAGGACGGCGTGCTGATCGCCAGCACACTGCTGAATCTGGGAACGTTCTGCCTGGAAGCGGGGCAGTACGAGGCGGCAGGACAGCACCTGATGGCCGCCCTGGAACGCAGCCGCGCCGTGGAGTACCGGACCGGCGAACTGTCCACCTTCGACAGCCTGGGCATGCTGTACCAGAAGACCGGCGAACTGACGCAGGCGAAAGAGGCGTATCTGGCGGCCCTGACGCTGGCGCTGGAACTCGAGGACGCGCAGGGCGAGCTGGAAGCGCGGCTGCATCTGGGCACCGTCGAGCTGACGCTGGGAGCCTGGGAAGACGCCCAGCAGCAGGCAGGTCGCGGCCTCGCCCTGGCCGTGGAAAGCCAGAGCCCGAAGGAAGAGGCCGAGGCGCACCGCATCCTGGCCGAGCTGGCCGCACGACAGGAGGACTACCGCCGGGCCTTCGAGCACAGCCAGGAACACCTGCGGATCAGGAACGAACTGTTCGATATCGAGCGCGACCGGCAGACCCGCAACCTCAGCATTCAGTTCGAGGTCGAGCGGGCGCGGCACGACGCCGACGTGTACCGCGTGAAGACCGAGAGCGAGCAGCGGGCGCGGCTGCTGGCCGAAGAGCAGGTCAGAGAGCGCACCGCCGAACTGGCACGCACGCAGCACGAAGTGGTCACGCGGCTGGCGATGGCGGGCGAATACCGCGACGGCACCACCGGAGAGCATACCCGGCGCGTCGGGCGCTCGGCAGCCCGGATTGCCCGCGCCCTGGGCTGGCCCGCCGATCAGGCCGAGATGCTGGGCGTGGCGGCCCGCCTGCACGACGTGGGCAAGATCGGGATTCCAGACAAGGTGCTGCTGAAGAGCGGCAAGTTCAGCGCCGAGGAACTCGAGCACATGAAGACCCACACGCTGATCGGGGCGCGAATTCTGTCGGGCGGAAGGTCGGAACTGCTGCGGCTGGCCGAGGAGATCGCGCTTACGCACCACGAGCGCTGGGACGGCAGCGGCTATCCGCTTGGGCTGCGGGGCGAGGAGATTCCCGTCACGGGGCGCATCGTTGCCCTGGCCGACGTGTACGACGCCCTGACCCAGGAGCGGCCCTACAAGCGTGCCTGGACGCCCCAGGAAGCGCTGGCCGAGCTGCGGCGCGAGGCAGGCAGCCACTTCGATCCGCTGATCACCGAAACGGCGCTGCGGGTCCTGCTGCCGCCGGAGCGCCAGGGGGGCACCGACCGACCCGATCATGCTGGACGAAGAAGACGCGTCGCATATCCTGAGCGTCTTCGAGCAGCTCCTGATCGAGCGGACCCAGGAAGCCCAGCAGCAGGCAGAACGTCACCGACCGATCTGACCTCGGAGTTTCAGTGGTGA
- a CDS encoding nitric oxide synthase oxygenase has product MTLPASTETAAQAEEFLRQYHRETGRPGLAGRLTQLRQGHFELSRDELSYGAQLAWRNSTRCVGRGYWPALEVRDLRHLNDPDAVFAALLTHLHAAWNGGRLRAIISVFGEGVRVLNPQLIRYAAYVQPDGSVVGDPQNLELTRRLRALGWPGGPGTPFDVLPVAIASGSAVRLYTLPPGAVREVPIVHPQAPAVSALGLKWHALPVISDLRLEIAGQEFACAPFSGWYLQTEIAARNLADAGRYNVLPRVAQALGLNTTRERSLWRDRALLELNVAVLHSFDAAGVRIDDHHSLTRRFVRFEQREASAGRRVYGRWSWLIPPMSPALTPVWHRQYQDTELRPNFFAQPSPWPSAPASVRTCPFHH; this is encoded by the coding sequence ATGACCTTGCCCGCCAGCACCGAGACTGCTGCACAGGCCGAGGAGTTCCTGCGCCAGTATCACCGCGAGACGGGGCGGCCCGGTCTGGCTGGGCGGCTGACACAGCTTCGGCAGGGCCACTTCGAGCTGAGCCGCGACGAACTGAGCTACGGAGCGCAGCTGGCGTGGCGCAACAGCACCCGCTGTGTGGGACGCGGGTACTGGCCCGCGCTGGAGGTGCGCGACCTGCGCCACCTGAACGACCCGGACGCCGTCTTTGCCGCGCTGCTGACGCATCTGCACGCTGCCTGGAACGGTGGACGGCTGCGGGCGATCATCAGCGTCTTCGGGGAGGGGGTGCGCGTGCTGAACCCGCAGCTCATCCGTTACGCCGCGTATGTCCAGCCGGACGGCAGCGTCGTGGGCGACCCGCAGAATCTGGAGCTGACGCGCCGTCTGCGGGCGCTGGGCTGGCCCGGTGGCCCCGGCACGCCCTTCGACGTGCTGCCGGTCGCCATTGCGAGCGGGTCGGCGGTGCGGCTGTATACCCTGCCGCCCGGCGCGGTGCGCGAGGTGCCGATCGTCCATCCACAGGCTCCGGCAGTCTCAGCGTTGGGGCTGAAGTGGCATGCCCTCCCGGTCATCTCCGATCTGCGGCTGGAGATCGCCGGGCAGGAGTTCGCGTGTGCGCCGTTCTCGGGCTGGTATCTGCAAACCGAGATCGCCGCCCGCAATCTGGCCGACGCGGGCCGTTACAACGTGCTGCCGCGTGTGGCGCAGGCGCTGGGCCTGAACACCACGCGGGAGCGCAGCCTGTGGCGCGACAGAGCACTGCTGGAACTGAATGTGGCGGTGCTGCACAGCTTCGATGCGGCAGGCGTGCGGATCGACGACCACCACAGCCTCACGCGGCGCTTCGTGCGGTTCGAGCAGCGCGAGGCCAGCGCAGGCCGCCGGGTCTACGGGCGCTGGTCGTGGCTGATTCCGCCGATGAGTCCCGCGCTGACTCCCGTGTGGCACCGCCAGTATCAGGACACCGAACTGCGCCCGAATTTTTTCGCGCAGCCCTCGCCCTGGCCCAGTGCCCCCGCTTCCGTCCGCACCTGCCCTTTTCACCACTGA
- the kynA gene encoding tryptophan 2,3-dioxygenase: MTQSDGGRPAAPDSASRAYTDFTRSLSYGDYLKIDTLLSAHQPLTQAHDEHLFISVHHVSEVWLGLIVQELKAAVTLLASGVTDAPLKMLSRVVRAQEQMTNAWEVLKTMTPADYLQFRGSFGQASGFQSAQYRMMEFLLGNRNPALLRPFEHRPDLHGPLHDALHAPSIYDLTLRLLPEHGLTLPPEVLERDLSQPYSGHPAVLAAWLSVYRDPQRYWDLYELAEKLIDVEDNFRRWRFNHLTTVERTIGFKSGSGGTSGAGYLRRALETVLFPELWEVRTNL; the protein is encoded by the coding sequence GTGACGCAGTCTGACGGAGGCCGCCCGGCTGCCCCGGACAGTGCCAGTCGCGCCTATACCGACTTCACGCGCAGCCTGAGTTACGGCGATTATCTGAAGATCGATACGCTGCTGAGCGCTCACCAGCCGCTGACACAGGCGCACGACGAACACCTGTTCATCAGCGTGCACCACGTGTCGGAAGTGTGGCTGGGCCTGATCGTGCAGGAACTGAAGGCGGCGGTGACGCTGCTGGCGTCGGGCGTGACCGATGCGCCGCTGAAGATGCTCAGCCGGGTGGTGCGTGCCCAGGAGCAGATGACCAACGCCTGGGAAGTGCTCAAGACCATGACGCCCGCCGATTACCTGCAGTTCCGGGGTTCCTTCGGGCAGGCGTCGGGCTTTCAGTCGGCACAGTACCGCATGATGGAATTTCTGCTGGGCAACCGCAACCCCGCGCTGCTGCGGCCCTTCGAGCATCGCCCCGACCTGCACGGCCCGCTGCACGACGCCCTGCACGCGCCCAGCATCTACGACCTGACGCTGCGGCTGCTGCCAGAGCACGGCCTGACGCTGCCCCCCGAGGTTCTGGAACGCGACCTCAGCCAGCCCTACAGCGGGCATCCGGCGGTGCTGGCAGCGTGGCTGAGCGTGTACCGCGACCCCCAGCGCTACTGGGATCTGTACGAACTGGCCGAAAAGCTGATCGACGTGGAAGACAATTTCCGCCGCTGGCGCTTCAATCATCTCACCACCGTCGAGCGCACCATCGGCTTCAAATCGGGCAGCGGCGGCACCAGCGGCGCGGGCTATCTGCGGCGGGCGCTGGAAACGGTGCTGTTTCCCGAATTGTGGGAAGTTCGGACGAACCTGTAG
- the kynU gene encoding kynureninase, with product MTTMHRTVPAELLALDARDPLAHKRAEFALPSGLIYLDGNSLGALPAHVPARLAHVAQQEWGNQLIRSWTGGADEGRDWMQLPDRVAARIARLIGAQPHEVAVGDSTSVNLFKLLSAALPLRPDRRVILTDAENFPTDLYVAQGLNALQGGRYELRRVPTAGLEAALNDEVAVLLLTEVDYRSGARHDLRAMTEAAHAHGILTVWDLAHSAGAFPVELDAAGADFALGCGYKFLNGGPGAPSFLYVAERHLESVQVFLSGWMGHADPFEMARDYAPAPGARRFVVGTPSILNLSALDAALEVFEGVDLHQVRAKSLALARTFTEQMQPLTARFPLELVTPHDEDRRGSQVAYRHPQASEVMRRLIAAGVIGDFRTPDILRFGLTPLYLSHADVWEAVQTIGRVLEEGL from the coding sequence ATGACCACCATGCACCGTACCGTTCCCGCCGAGCTGCTCGCCCTGGACGCCCGCGATCCGCTGGCCCACAAACGCGCCGAATTCGCCCTGCCCTCCGGTCTGATCTATCTGGACGGCAACAGCCTGGGAGCCCTGCCCGCCCACGTTCCGGCGCGGCTCGCGCACGTGGCGCAGCAGGAATGGGGCAACCAGCTTATCCGCTCCTGGACGGGCGGGGCCGACGAGGGCCGCGACTGGATGCAGCTGCCAGACCGGGTGGCTGCCCGCATCGCCCGCCTGATCGGAGCGCAGCCGCACGAAGTCGCGGTGGGCGACAGCACCAGCGTCAATCTCTTCAAGCTGCTGAGCGCTGCCCTGCCGCTGCGCCCGGATCGCCGGGTCATCCTGACCGATGCCGAAAATTTCCCCACCGATCTGTATGTGGCGCAGGGGCTGAATGCGCTGCAGGGCGGGCGTTACGAGCTGCGCCGCGTGCCCACGGCAGGGCTGGAAGCCGCCCTGAACGACGAGGTCGCGGTGCTGCTGCTGACCGAGGTGGACTACCGCAGCGGGGCGCGTCACGATCTGCGGGCTATGACCGAAGCGGCGCACGCCCACGGCATTCTGACCGTCTGGGATCTGGCGCACTCGGCGGGCGCGTTTCCGGTCGAGCTGGACGCGGCGGGCGCAGATTTCGCGCTGGGTTGCGGCTACAAGTTCCTGAACGGCGGCCCCGGTGCGCCGTCGTTCCTGTACGTGGCCGAGCGGCATCTGGAGAGCGTTCAGGTCTTTCTGAGCGGCTGGATGGGCCACGCCGACCCCTTCGAGATGGCCCGCGACTACGCGCCTGCCCCCGGCGCACGCCGCTTCGTGGTCGGGACGCCCAGCATCCTGAACCTGAGTGCGCTGGACGCCGCACTGGAGGTCTTCGAGGGTGTGGATCTGCATCAGGTCCGCGCCAAGTCGCTGGCCCTGGCCCGCACCTTTACCGAGCAGATGCAGCCGCTGACGGCACGCTTTCCGCTGGAACTGGTCACGCCCCACGACGAGGACAGGCGCGGCAGTCAGGTGGCCTACCGCCATCCACAGGCGAGTGAAGTGATGCGGCGGCTGATCGCGGCGGGCGTGATCGGAGATTTCCGCACCCCCGACATCCTGCGCTTTGGCCTGACGCCGCTGTATCTGTCGCACGCCGATGTGTGGGAGGCGGTCCAGACCATCGGGCGCGTGCTGGAAGAAGGGCTGTGA